The following proteins are co-located in the Nitrospinota bacterium genome:
- a CDS encoding ABC-ATPase domain-containing protein, giving the protein MSAPKEIINQITSLDGKGYKAYKALQGKKFIFDLFELTFEHVQGDPYAAPSRLSIKIELEKAGFAKSHYENPVRKLALEDHLLRIVSLQTLKCRGKIKGSGRSGEIAVQSPGQKVIRRSGLQIKKDQVILTLFAGLPGDGRSVMARDCVKLFSEILPPVWEESLLAKSLDMKKVQQAIETLEDYSRLNQLLTENQWASFVADGSLLPRSSGVSDLPLESGGVLFSAPDELSAEVHLPHAGTVRGMPVPLGITLIVGGGFHGKSTLLKALQDAVYPHATGDGRERIATQPTAVKIRAEDGRCVQPINVSGFMDNLPLIPSTENFSTVSASGSTSQAVNIIEAVESGSSLLLMDEDTCATNFMIRDARMQALISSGQEPITPLVDRIEELYKDFGVSTILVMGGSGDYFDMADNIIAMDSFKPRLVTEKAKQIVQENPGSRKIETSSPLPKIQLRNRNLSGLNFSRGKKDCVIQTQAMISLILGRTGIDVRYVEHLVEPGQLELCGWILKQLKERQKKEPGEPNREGIKNILDKIESGELESVAPYNNGLLALPRLQDVMAALNRLR; this is encoded by the coding sequence ATGTCCGCCCCAAAGGAAATCATCAATCAAATTACATCCTTGGATGGTAAAGGATATAAAGCCTATAAAGCATTGCAAGGCAAAAAGTTCATCTTTGACCTGTTTGAGTTAACTTTTGAACATGTTCAAGGCGACCCTTATGCGGCACCCTCCCGCTTGTCTATAAAGATCGAATTAGAAAAAGCCGGCTTTGCAAAATCCCATTATGAAAATCCTGTAAGAAAACTAGCCCTGGAAGACCATTTATTACGAATAGTGAGCCTCCAAACTCTAAAGTGCCGAGGTAAAATAAAAGGCTCAGGAAGAAGCGGCGAAATAGCCGTGCAATCACCAGGTCAAAAAGTAATCCGCCGAAGCGGACTGCAAATAAAAAAGGATCAAGTAATACTGACCCTGTTCGCCGGCTTACCGGGAGATGGGCGAAGTGTAATGGCCAGGGACTGTGTAAAACTTTTCTCCGAGATCCTCCCCCCTGTCTGGGAGGAAAGCCTGCTGGCAAAATCTCTCGACATGAAAAAAGTTCAACAGGCTATCGAAACATTGGAAGACTATTCCAGGCTGAACCAGCTATTGACCGAGAATCAATGGGCCAGCTTTGTAGCTGACGGTTCGCTTCTACCGCGCTCTTCGGGGGTCAGCGATCTGCCGCTTGAAAGTGGCGGAGTGTTATTTTCCGCACCCGATGAACTCAGCGCCGAAGTTCATCTGCCTCACGCCGGAACTGTCCGCGGTATGCCTGTTCCATTGGGTATTACTCTGATTGTGGGTGGAGGATTCCACGGGAAGAGCACTCTACTGAAAGCCCTGCAGGATGCCGTATACCCGCATGCAACTGGAGATGGGAGAGAGCGAATCGCCACACAGCCAACCGCGGTGAAAATCAGGGCAGAAGACGGACGCTGTGTACAACCCATTAACGTTTCCGGATTCATGGACAACCTACCGCTCATTCCATCGACCGAAAACTTTTCGACGGTTTCAGCCAGTGGCTCCACCTCACAGGCAGTAAATATTATAGAAGCGGTTGAGTCGGGCTCCTCACTTCTGCTTATGGATGAAGATACCTGCGCGACTAATTTCATGATCCGCGATGCCCGTATGCAGGCATTGATCTCATCCGGCCAGGAACCTATCACCCCACTTGTCGACCGGATTGAAGAGCTCTATAAGGATTTTGGGGTAAGCACCATTCTGGTTATGGGAGGAAGTGGGGATTACTTTGATATGGCAGACAACATCATTGCCATGGATTCCTTTAAGCCTCGATTGGTGACAGAAAAAGCTAAACAGATTGTTCAAGAAAATCCCGGTAGCCGTAAAATAGAAACCAGCAGCCCTCTTCCAAAAATTCAGTTACGAAACAGAAACTTATCAGGATTGAACTTCAGTCGAGGCAAAAAAGACTGCGTGATTCAAACACAAGCGATGATCTCTCTTATCCTTGGGCGTACCGGGATTGATGTGCGTTATGTTGAGCATCTTGTAGAACCGGGGCAATTGGAATTATGCGGGTGGATTCTGAAACAGCTTAAAGAGAGACAAAAAAAAGAACCCGGAGAGCCAAACCGGGAAGGAATAAAGAACATACTGGATAAGATTGAAAGTGGCGAACTGGAATCGGTTGCACCCTACAATAATGGCCTGCTGGCCCTTCCCAGACTGCAGGATGTCATGGCCGCCTTAAACCGCCTTCGTTAA